CATTCATATTTCCATGCTTCGATCCGTTCATCCACACTAGTTTTTGGGTCGATAATTAGTTCGATGGGCATGTTCACACCACGTCAATTAACATCAGTCCACCAGTCCACCGTCAACCACGCGTTCCCGATTAAATTGAACTTTAGCAATTATGCGAACCAGCCCGAAACGTACCAAGGTTCAGCGCATCGATACACGTGCGCTACTATCTTGTTCCACTTTCTGCACACTATTCCCGGGGTGCCAAACCACCGAAAATCACACCGCAAATAAAGTGAGAAACGCCGTAACTTTCTTTCTCCGCACAATGACGCACGGTCAGTTCGAGCGCTAAGCTGCGACTAATGTTGATCATACGTATCACAAGCGAACCAAAACCACACGCGGAACCAGCAGCTGTGTACGATCCAACTCGATCGCCAAAAACCGAATGGACGGATCGCAAATCGTCACCCGGCAGCTTAGGTCGGCCGGAAGATAAACCCTGCGACTAGCGTGCGAACTTGCGTTCGTTCCCCACCGAACACCGGTTTATTGACCAAACGGCACACACAGAGACATCATCTTCGGGGACCCGTTCGCGATCAATTTATGAGCCGCAGTTTTAAAACACCACCGCCGGAAGGGGGCATTGGCATAAATTTAGCCTACTTTGGGCGCATCCATCCCGTGGTCCGAGGCCCGTGGCACCATGCTGCGAAAGGCTTTGGACCCTTTCAAGGCCGACCACCGGATTAAACGGAGTGTACCGGCATTTTAGGGCTTTCTCggtcgcctttttttttttttgtggaagaTAAATCGCCCAGCAGGGGGTAGGAGAAAGAGACTAGCGGCTGGAGCTCTGTTCGGTTTGgagtttaaataaacaaaccatacAAAGCGACACAAATAAGCACATCTTCCTGGGGATTTATGCAGATCGCTATGGTGGCTGTTAAGGATTTGGGTTCTTTTAAAAGGCAATGGGCGAAATGAGATGCATGGATACAGATTGAGTTAAGGAGGAAATAATTTCTTGCGAATGACAGTATAAAAATGTCTTTGTTATCAATTTTGGAAAGGGTTGCTTTGATGATGTTCACTTATGATCGTAAATTGGGGGATTGATGTTTAAGGGTATTTTACTGTTGTCTACCGAACAGCAATGATTCTCACAATAAATAACTTTCTCATTTCGCTACAAAATCttaccaatgtttttttttttacaaaattatacTGTAATGTTTTATGGTTAGCTTTTGAAGGCAATGATGGCAATGAAATAACACGTTTGCAGGTTGCAATGATACTGCAATGGTACGATATTTCTAAAGATTTGATCATTTCTTCATGTCTTTGAGCCCAACTACGCAACAAGAACTCTTTAGAGTTGCCTATTTCTAACATTTTCTGATCGCTTGAGGTTCGTTGTCTACCTGGTTGATGTCTCCAACGTAGAATTCTGTAAATCATTTACTCCTTACAACAAGTTAACTCGTTTGAAAGCATGTTGATCGTAAAAAGATgagatttaaataaatatttaagtaACTCATTTATCCGCAACTTAGAATATGCCACTTTACTCAAACATATTGTACCTCGGTTTCCTCATAAACCAATCCAAATTTCCAACTTGTCCACCTATAGCGCGTCATTCGTCTTTCGGGCCATCCTGTTTACTCAGCTCAGCAGCAGTCTCAAGCAAGGTGATAAATCGTTTGGATCACGCCATTCATCGATCCATTCATCAGTGGTTAGATTAGTGTCGGCAGGGCGCACGCAAATGCAGGAAGCACCTACCATTAGGTGacgtttattttaatgtgaaGCGTTTGTTAGCTCTTCTCAGCGCCTCGCCGGTCATTGCCCggtcgttttgtttggtcgGAAGAAGTAGATTTTCAAACGTATACCACACTGCCGGACCGACCGGGCAGATGCAGTATATATTCCCCTTGCTGCTAACCGTTTGGCCACCGGCATTTCTTTCCACGGAAATGTGTTGATTTTGAATCGATGGTTATCGCCAATCTGCTCGAGGACATCGTCAACGGCAGTTTTGATGAGTTCCGAAAGATGCGATCAAGCTCGCACATCAATCATTCGTCATTTTGTCATTTGGCGCTTATCACGCGCTTGATTTTTGGCCTAACTTCCTCTCACTTTTCGGTAAAAACCGTTTTCTCGCTCACCTGTCCGATTGTCTTTACGGTTTGGTTCGCATCTTTACgagctttttttctgtgtacGAGTGTTGGTAATGGCGAAGAGAGGATGTAACCTTGaaggtaaaggaaaaaaaagggtccAAATAGTTAAAAATAACGCTGATGTTCCGtgccgaaaaaaagggaaataaaattgaCTTAACTTAAATCTGGGAGATTAATGCTAGTCGGCCTGCAGCGACAAGCTCGGTATGGTTTCGAAGGTTAGCATGCGACTCTGCTTGGTTGATGAGTATAATAAATGGATGTTGCGCACCGGAACCACGGATCCTAATTTGGCTAGTAAATAACCACTGATTAGTGGCTGTTTGGATCAATAACTGTGATGAGACTATCCAAAGTAATAAAGCATCGAGTTGGGTGATATACTTCCACGCGCAAGAAGATCTCTCATCAGAATTAAGCCTAAACTAGCATTTGATAAcatattattcaaatatacTGGAAGCAGTGGCGCTCTGTTATTATGCTCTGATTGCATTGAAtattaaaacgattttattacGCCAGAAGCCAAACTATTCTTTTCATCATGTTCCACCTGTATGGgttgtaaaattttcaaaacttcaatATTCAATGAATTATTCATCAAGCTATACAAATATTGATGTAAAACTGCGAGATTTGGCGCCTCATTAGCAATGTGACCGATATTCGAGCACTATCAAAGCGAGTGTGTGGCGAtgtgcataactttaggcgctttGTTGTTCGGGCTTCGATGTACCAGCGAGATAAAGCACAACGATTCGAATTCATGAATAACACggtcaaaaatatttttaatcaatatttcaagcagttttaaacaattatttctaTACTTAGAATAGTTAAAAGCAGTGTTTGATGAATATAACATTAAACtgcaataaatgtttttgcttccttgtAGATTAATAGGAAAATATCAACAAACAACGGTGCTGGTCATCGTACAAAAAAGGTAAGTATAACAATTCagctaaaaataatatttatttgttcttcATTAGTAGGAAAGGAACATGCGCGTTGACAAGTAAGTTTCGAAAACATTTCTGACATTTATATAGTTGCTCTTCCTTGCATTTTCACAtggtttttgttaatttttgttcaGGAAATGATTATACGGGGTTCGTGATGTTGTATTCTCCATTGGCACGGTCGGGTAAGTGGTTGAGAAATTGTGCACCATGCGCAAATGTTTAAAGTGCATCTAAAAGTAATGTTACAACAGTTTTGCATTCTAAACGTTAACGGTTCATCGGTAAAATCTTCTTAAGCAAAATACACCAAAGCAGTGACctttgaagacatttttgaCACATGAACGGCGAATGAGTATTCGTTTTGCTTACATTCTACACCAAATATTATTCATTCCTAACGATACGAATGATTTTGTAAATCATTTCTCTGCTACAGCTAAGCTCATTAAGCACGAGgacacaaacataaaaatacatgtATAAAAAAGATAGCAGCGCAAACTGTTTTGTGCAAACATGTTAAGAACACTTTTTAAGTAGGACAAAAATATCTTCCTCTGTTTGTCAACATCTCCCATCAACATCTTCTGGCACCTGAATCGTTTATCACGTGTAAATGGacgtgtaaaatgttttttttttccttttgttttcctgaGAAATATTATTGTGTCCCGCATAACCTTCCCCAAGGTGGCATTCATTGTATATCCTGAGCTGTAAATGCATAGTGACATAAGATTTCTGGCTGtttgtatgttgttttttttttttgttttgttgtaatatttcaacAGCAAGGCGTTCATAAAGGTGTTGCATTACGATTCTTCACgaggaaaaaatgtttaacgaCGTATCTTCTTGTTATTGCCGCTCTCGAAGTACATGTAGTCCTGCAAATATACGGAAGTACCAGTAAGTGGCGATTCTTTGCGGGAAACCCTACCAAACACTCACAATCAAAAATAGGGCTCCGAGCATGGTAGCCTTCACCCTAACGTCCAAATCCATCGGGAAGTTGATGCCAAAGTTGTCCGCATCGGTGAAGTGTTCCTGCACGAACCCGGTCCACTGCTTCGTCACCTTGCCGACCTCGGTACCATCTTTAGAAAATACCTGCAATGGTGTTTAAGTTTAAGTTCGAGTTCATCGTTAGTTGCTACAATCTCCCCCACAGCTCCAAGTTGCTCCAAAACTCACGGCAAACTTCACGTCGCCACATGGCGAACACTGACAAACCGGGCCCCGAATGGTCAGCACCGTTTCGTTGTTGCGATCGCGTATGTCAAACACCGGACGGCAAAGGCTCCACTTCTGCACAACCGTACCGATCACGTTGCCCGGCGGTGCCGACACCTCCAGCTTCTGCAGACAGCACGGGAAGCAGCAGGACTTGCAGCGCAGATCGCGGTGCAGATGCAACACCTCGTTCTGGTAGTTGTCCAGGATCTTGATATCGAACGGACGATCCGGACCGCAGCACATGCGGTTACAGCAGCTGGTGTCCTCCACCGCCCAGTACACGTTCTGCCCGAAGGTGTTCTTCACGGTGTACTTGTTCGCCATTTCGAAGCCGGTGAAGGCCTCCAGCAGCTCGACCTGCTGGTGCACGAGCAGCTGATCAACTGCCGTCAGGTATTCCAAGCCAGGCGGACAGTTGGGTATGCCCTGCGGCATAGGCATCCAAGACACTGAGGAGAAACGTTAAGCAGATCGAGAAACAGACACCATTAGGATGGGATTTCCTTgggggaaaataaattcaactcCTCGAATCATTCCAGCTAGCACCTTCGCTCTTGATCCGTTAGCAATCGTTCAAACTGTTGATCTCGACCATCCACACACGGCTCCTCTGTCCGCTGCTTTTCCTTCACCGATCGCTTCCCGAATCGTACATTTCGCATAAAACGCCCACAATTTGCCAGCTTCCTTTCCACCACATGCCAAACGACGATCACCAGCCGACGGGTTTGATACTGTTTCCTTTTGCCCTCCACACGCTCCCCACGGACTGGACCAGCGCCCGAAGGTTCGTCACTCACGCAAAGCCGATCGACCGATACGCAACTTGTGAAATAGTCTTGGGCCCGCGTCTTCCGAGTCATCCTGTGTGGTTGAGTTCTGCCAGTGAACTGGCCGGCACTGCATCGAATCGCGCGACGGTCATAAGCTGACAGTGTGTGAACTTTTTCGCTCACTTATCTAGCGATTGCGATTCTTCTACTACACCCCACGCTAGATTCACGTACATCTTATCTACTGGCAGTCTCATTGCCGATTGTACGCGTGTAGAAAGGAACAAGGGCCGTTATCAATTGCCTTTCAAATGGTTTCTTCGATATGTAGGTTgaggttttgcttttattatttttgcccAACAGGACTGATGTTTGGTGCTAAACCAAGCGTCATGGGAACAATACTTACTAACTTGCTGCTGGCCGAGTACGGGTTGCATCGGCATGCCTGGCTGTGTCATGATCGGCATTCCGTTCTGCGGTACCGCCATGTAACcgggtggaggtggtggtccCGTGGTCTAGACAGTGAgatgagttaaaaaaaaaacttgtatcTCACTAAGCACAGCAATGACAGTTTGGTGATGTTGCCCTATTCTTACCATTGGAGCCGCTGGATAGGTCGGTGCGGCCTGTGGAAGCAAAGGGTTTGCCGCATCCTGACCAATGGAAGGATACAACGGATTGGCaggcggttgctgctgctgctgctgctcgagaGGAATCTTTTCGGGGGTATTAGCCATTGTGTTGCACTCTGAAACGGTAGGGAGGAACAAAAAGCAATAGTTAATATCTTATCTGTCTGGTCAAGCAAAATTAGATAAATTGTACTAAAATGCTAATTTATCAAAGGTACTTTTACATCGAAGAAACAGTTTTCTCATACCACTGTTCTCATTATTGTACTTAGTAATAACGTATCAGGTACCGTAACGAGTTACAAATCCTGCATATCTTCAGGCGCAAGCATACGAGACATTAGTTATCGGATAGGCAGATTCCTAGATATGCCATAGGCCTTCATTTTCCCAggttaaataacaaaaatgctagcgccatctatcgtCAATAATCGAtactaatgaaaaaaactACTCCATTCAAAGTAAAATAGATTTTATTGCAGAATGATtctggcacaaaaaaaaaaacaactaatgACTGTATCTATCTGTGACTGCAACTACAGCATGATGAAGCTGATTTATGACTCTCGATTCGTTGCATCATTAGCGTGAAGAGGTTCTCACGTGTCGTGATTGCTTGCGTAACGTAACGACACCTTTGCAGTATAAGTGTACCGTTCGATTGCCACAGAACCGTGTCTAATCTCCTCAATTCACCAAATCAATGGGGAATTAGTTGAGATATCGTAATATTATATGGTTCTTAAGCATAAAAACCAATAACTCAATATGCATTGTTTATCAatttgaaaagcaaaatattttacaaagaTTCACACGTTAACATTAATCCAGCTCGCCCACCGGCTTGATGATAACCTCGTGCACCTGCACATGAGGAGGAGTGGCCAACGCATACAGTATCGCTCCCACAATGTCCTCCGCTTCCAGCATGGGCGTATTTTCGAACTGTTTGCCCTCTGGCACCATCTCTGTTCGCACTATCCCGGGACTGATGCTCTGCAACGAAACACATATCAGCATTCTATTAAGCATTGTGTCTTCCCTAAATCAAGGTCAATCATCCACCAATTTCAACATACCGTAACCTTCACCTTGGTGCCTTCGTTGCGCAGATCATTTCGCAACGTTTCCGTTATCGCCGTTACCGCATACTTGGATGCACCGTAGATGTTGAGGTTGGGAAACCCGATGTACTTGTGGCCGAGAATGCTGTTAATGTTCACTATATGACCGGCGGTCTGGCGGCGTTTCATCGATTGGAACGCTTCGCGGCTGCACAGCACCAGCCCCATCACGTTCGTGTCCATCACAGTGCGCAAATCGTCTGCGTTGCCGGGTGTTAGCAGTGTGCAGGTTAGCTTCGACACGCCTGCATTGTTGATCAACACATCCACCCCACCGAGCTGGCGATCGACAGTCCCGAAAGCGTTCACTATCGAGTCTTCGCTGGTCACATCGCACCGGTACGCGTGAATGCGGCTTCCAACTTCCGGTGGTAGTGTTTGCTTCAGCTCCTCTACACGCTGAACGCGACGTGCCAGACCTACCACAACCATGCCGGCCCGGGCAAGAGCCTGCACGGTGGCGGCACCGATGCCGGAGCTAGCACCAGTTACGATCGCCACTTTTCCTACCCATCGATCCATTTTGCACGATATCAGTGAGGGAACTGACTACGGGAGGTTCAGTGGCAGCTggtatttatttgcaaatctAAATGTCTGATGTCAGAGGCATCATCGCACAGCTGTCTCCCAGTCTCTAATGCTAATTTGTTTAGATGATGGCTAATGCTAATTTGTTTAGATGATGGCGCGCGACAAGTGCACGTGACGTTGTAAGTCCATCCCAGTGGAGGAAGTGAGTTACATGCACAAAAACTCAACGATCGTTAATGACCCAAGCGAGATGTGTAATGGATGGATGCCATTTCATCAATGAGGGAGTTCCTATGGGCCCTAGGAATGCTTAGTTTTATGTAGCTTTACagacataaaaatatcagCAATATTGGATTTCTTATCTTCTttatcggtacaacaaccCACGAGGTTTCTTTGACTTCATTTACCcctagctggatagtcaatcctaCGCACAGGGGATTCGTTCGGATGGGATATTGGACCGTCAGCGCTGCCTATTTAAATTTACTGTAGCCAAAACCTTTCGAAACAGCACAACATTACAAGATATAAAAAGAAGGATTGCATATTGTCAGGCGTTGCGAACCAAATATATGATCCTCTGGGATCATATCAAGAATTGCTTTAAGAATTGAGAGATGTGTGCGGTTCGGCATACATCTCTGGATTCTTCGATCAGTAGCTACTTCTCACACAGTACACAATGGgcattttaatataaaaatcttgggcaaaaaaatattatttcaattgaTTTATTGTATCGTTTCTTGAAGTAAATTGTTAAATTGCGTATTTAAACGCCTTTTCCCTCACTATCCTTCTCTAAATAGTCTaattttggacaaaaaaaaaacaacatatttcAACCGCGCCCAGTGTGCCGAGATACTGATACATTTAATGAACACATTCTGCTCCATTTTCCGGATTGCGTTAGGCTACCGGGGAAATGCATACACATACtgttacaaacaaacattgtttACCTTTGTTGCTTACTTAGCCCTTTCCTTACGCAAACAATAGTGAGGATTGTTTAAAACGcagaaaaggaacaaacaacTTACCCGAAGCATAAATACGCGTCAGTCTTGGCAGATTGTGTTCGAAATTTGGCTGATGGAATACTTATTTATAGATAGTTTCGACAGATAGATACACGGCACGGCATGTTTATGCTGGTTGGTATTGGTAGAATGTTGCTGCTTGAAGAACTTTGATTGAAGTATCCTTCAATCCTGTTGCATCCCGTTTACTgtaatttaattcattcttAAACAAATAAGTAAAAACAGTCTGAAACAATCACctcgttggttttgtttcctcgCACTAATAAACACTTTTAACAGATCTTGCAGCGTTTGAAGAATGCAACAACGTGCACTGGTGTTCAATGGACCGAATCCTGCTAGCTCAATGTCAAGGGTGGCCAGAGTATAAATTCGTTGCACTTTGATCGTCCGCACAGCATAAGCTTCAGAGCAATCGTGAACGCACTATCGAAAGAAATCCCAACCGAATTCGAATTCCCTCACACCATGGACCGTTGGACAGGCAAGGTAGCCGTTGTGACGGGAGCCAGCTCGGGTATTGGGGCCGCCACTGCAAAAGCACTCGTTCGTGCTGGCATGGTTACGATCGGTTTAGCAAGGCGTGTGGAGCTGATAGAGGCACTCAAAACGGAGCTACCAGCTGATGCGTCCGGGCGACTCCACGGTATACGATGTGATGTCACCAGGGAGGAAGACATTTTGGCCGCATACCGCCAGATAGAGGCCCAGCACGGAGGTGTCGATGTGCAGATCAATTGTGCTGGAATAGCGAGACATACCATACGCGTACTGCAGGCAAACAATACGCAAGATCTCCGTGATATAGTGAACACCAATCTGCTCGGATTGACTCTGTGCAGTCGAGAGGCGTATTTATCGATGCAGAAACGTTCGGTCGATGGCCATATCGTGCACATCAATAGCATTGTCGGGCATTCAATACCACCGTTGAACACGCTTAACATCTATCCGGCTGTTAAGTACGGTATTACCGCACTCACGGAAACGATGCGCCAGGAGTTACGGTTTGCTGGCACAAAAATTAAAGTTACGGTAAGTGTCTGTGGTAAGGTTAAGCGAAGAGTCCGATCCGTAACTGTGACTAGTTCGCTAATACGAATCATTTAATTTACAGAGCATTAGTCCAGGACTTACGCGAACTCCGATCAATCCCAACAGTGATACATACACGGGACCCATTCTCGAACCGGAAGATATTGCGGATGCGATCCTATATGCGCTCGGAACTCCGCCAAGAGTGCAGATACACGAGCTGACAATCAAACCAGTTGGTGAAGTAGAATAGAATCACGGCAACGATATTCCTAATATTATAACGTACCAACGTATTGAAACTCCCAATTGAGGTTGAGTTCTCAGcacctaaaagtatgcaatcggcATTCCTAAAGTCGTTTAACAAGTCAGAATTTAGTACCTTCGTGTTTCAATC
This Anopheles marshallii chromosome 3, idAnoMarsDA_429_01, whole genome shotgun sequence DNA region includes the following protein-coding sequences:
- the LOC128711784 gene encoding phospholipid scramblase 2-like codes for the protein MANTPEKIPLEQQQQQQPPANPLYPSIGQDAANPLLPQAAPTYPAAPMTTGPPPPPGYMAVPQNGMPIMTQPGMPMQPVLGQQQVMSWMPMPQGIPNCPPGLEYLTAVDQLLVHQQVELLEAFTGFEMANKYTVKNTFGQNVYWAVEDTSCCNRMCCGPDRPFDIKILDNYQNEVLHLHRDLRCKSCCFPCCLQKLEVSAPPGNVIGTVVQKWSLCRPVFDIRDRNNETVLTIRGPVCQCSPCGDVKFAVFSKDGTEVGKVTKQWTGFVQEHFTDADNFGINFPMDLDVRVKATMLGALFLIDYMYFESGNNKKIRR
- the LOC128713043 gene encoding farnesol dehydrogenase-like, whose amino-acid sequence is MDRWVGKVAIVTGASSGIGAATVQALARAGMVVVGLARRVQRVEELKQTLPPEVGSRIHAYRCDVTSEDSIVNAFGTVDRQLGGVDVLINNAGVSKLTCTLLTPGNADDLRTVMDTNVMGLVLCSREAFQSMKRRQTAGHIVNINSILGHKYIGFPNLNIYGASKYAVTAITETLRNDLRNEGTKVKVTSISPGIVRTEMVPEGKQFENTPMLEAEDIVGAILYALATPPHVQVHEVIIKPVGELD
- the LOC128711785 gene encoding farnesol dehydrogenase-like yields the protein MDRWTGKVAVVTGASSGIGAATAKALVRAGMVTIGLARRVELIEALKTELPADASGRLHGIRCDVTREEDILAAYRQIEAQHGGVDVQINCAGIARHTIRVLQANNTQDLRDIVNTNLLGLTLCSREAYLSMQKRSVDGHIVHINSIVGHSIPPLNTLNIYPAVKYGITALTETMRQELRFAGTKIKVTSISPGLTRTPINPNSDTYTGPILEPEDIADAILYALGTPPRVQIHELTIKPVGEVE